One Microbacterium sp. zg-B96 genomic region harbors:
- a CDS encoding ABC transporter ATP-binding protein produces MGGGGGRPGGPGGGFRGVDESAQRRLNAQAPRIPGLGNRVLALFQPYRGRIAVTGVLVVLGAGLAVVPPLLVQRVFDDALFPVDGSGPDLSLLLRLVALMIALFLASAGLGVVQTWLTATVGNKVTGDLRVRLFDHLQAMELAFFTRTKTGVIQSRLQNDVGGVSGVLTNTVTSILGNAVTVVASLVAMILIDWRLTIIAVVIMPVLVLVQRKIGQVRARIAGETQESLSELTSITQETLSVSGILLSKSFNRQRTESARYRTENLNQVGLQVRRAMSGQGFFAVVQVLMSSVPAVIYLVAGYLIVGGSPDITAGTIVAFTTVQARLLQPLIGLMRVALDLQTSAALFARIFEYLDLKPAIRDAPDAIDVAAAPGPAGRVEFRDVVFRYPDAAGDSRPTLDGVSFVAEPGQHVAFVGPSGAGKTTVLYLAPRLYEASAGAVLFAGADVRRLRQESLIDQVGIVSQETYLFHATIRENLRYAKPDATDEELTAACTAANIHHIISGFADGYDTIVGERGYRLSGGEKQRIAIARVLLKDPPVLLLDEATSALDTVSERVVQDALDAAARGRTTLSVAHRLSTVIGADVIHVVEAGRIVESGTHAQLLEADGLYAKLAEEQVAASRVLQSEQALSREAGSEQQRGPRQVR; encoded by the coding sequence ATGGGCGGCGGCGGAGGCAGACCAGGCGGCCCAGGCGGCGGATTCCGCGGCGTCGACGAATCGGCCCAGCGCAGGCTCAACGCCCAGGCACCCCGCATCCCCGGGTTGGGCAATCGCGTGCTGGCGCTGTTCCAGCCCTATCGCGGCCGCATCGCGGTCACCGGAGTGCTCGTGGTCCTCGGAGCGGGGTTGGCCGTGGTGCCCCCGCTGCTGGTGCAACGGGTCTTCGACGACGCGCTGTTCCCGGTGGACGGCAGCGGGCCGGATCTGTCGCTGCTGCTGCGGCTCGTTGCCCTCATGATCGCGCTCTTCCTCGCCTCGGCGGGACTTGGAGTGGTGCAGACGTGGCTGACCGCCACCGTCGGCAACAAGGTCACCGGCGACCTGCGGGTGCGGCTTTTCGACCACCTGCAGGCGATGGAGCTGGCGTTCTTCACCCGCACCAAGACCGGGGTCATCCAATCCCGCCTGCAGAACGATGTCGGCGGGGTCTCCGGGGTACTCACCAACACCGTCACCAGCATCCTGGGCAACGCCGTCACCGTCGTCGCATCGCTGGTGGCGATGATCCTCATCGACTGGCGCCTGACGATCATCGCCGTCGTGATCATGCCGGTGCTGGTGCTCGTGCAGCGCAAGATCGGGCAGGTGCGGGCGCGGATCGCCGGTGAAACGCAGGAGTCCTTGTCGGAGCTCACCTCGATCACGCAGGAGACCCTCAGCGTTTCCGGCATCCTGCTGTCGAAGTCATTCAACCGCCAGCGCACCGAGTCGGCCCGCTACCGCACCGAGAACCTCAATCAGGTGGGACTGCAGGTGCGGCGCGCGATGAGCGGCCAGGGGTTCTTCGCCGTCGTGCAGGTGCTCATGTCAAGCGTGCCGGCGGTGATCTATCTCGTCGCCGGTTACCTCATCGTCGGCGGCAGCCCCGACATCACGGCGGGCACGATCGTGGCGTTCACCACGGTGCAGGCTCGGCTGCTGCAGCCGCTGATCGGGCTCATGCGCGTCGCGCTGGACCTGCAGACCTCCGCGGCGCTGTTCGCGCGCATCTTCGAGTACCTCGACCTCAAGCCCGCCATCCGCGACGCCCCCGACGCGATCGACGTCGCCGCGGCGCCGGGACCGGCCGGGCGGGTGGAGTTCCGCGACGTGGTGTTCCGCTATCCGGATGCCGCCGGCGATAGCCGCCCGACGTTGGACGGGGTGTCGTTCGTTGCCGAGCCGGGCCAGCACGTCGCGTTCGTCGGACCGTCGGGGGCGGGCAAGACCACGGTGCTGTACCTGGCGCCGCGGCTGTACGAGGCATCCGCCGGCGCGGTGCTGTTCGCCGGGGCCGACGTGCGGCGGCTGCGGCAGGAGTCGCTCATCGACCAGGTGGGCATCGTCTCGCAGGAGACCTACCTGTTCCACGCGACGATCCGCGAGAACCTGCGCTATGCCAAGCCCGACGCCACGGATGAGGAACTGACCGCCGCGTGCACCGCGGCGAACATCCACCACATCATCTCCGGGTTCGCCGACGGCTACGACACGATCGTGGGGGAGCGGGGCTACCGCCTCTCCGGCGGCGAGAAGCAGCGCATCGCGATCGCGCGGGTGCTGCTGAAGGACCCGCCGGTGCTGCTGCTGGACGAGGCGACCTCCGCCCTGGACACCGTGTCCGAGCGCGTCGTGCAGGACGCGCTGGATGCCGCGGCGCGCGGCCGCACGACCCTGTCGGTGGCCCATCGCCTCTCCACCGTGATCGGCGCCGACGTCATCCACGTCGTCGAGGCGGGCCGGATCGTGGAGTCGGGCACGCATGCACAGCTGCTGGAGGCCGACGGGCTGTACGCCAAGCTCGCCGAAGAGCAGGTCGCCGCGTCCCGCGTGCTGCAGAGCGAGCAGGCGCTGAGCCGGGAAGCGGGCTCAGAGCAGCAGCGCGGCCCCCGCCAGGTGCGATGA
- a CDS encoding cysteine desulfurase family protein — protein sequence MLYLDHAATTPVRADVLEAMMPYLTESYGNPSSHHTVGEDAAAALTDARARVARALGMRAGDVVFTAGGTEANNLAIKGIALAARAAHPGRTQLITTPIEHESVLASCDYLRRLHGFDLTLLPVDATGRVDPGRLAAELGPQTALVSIGSANNEVGTVQDAAALAAACATHRVPVHLDAVQAAGWLPLAGTGADALSLAGHKVGAPKGIGVLAVRGRIPLEPLVHGGGQERGRRSGTENVAGAVGIAHALESAEAERADAASRVTAVRDAFIAAVLAAVPAARLTGHATHRLAGTASFTFAGTSGEAVLLQLERRGVVTSSGSACAAGSDEPSHVLQALGVPADLARTAVRFTFGHGPLPEPATLCAAVAAAVAAVRSGS from the coding sequence CTGCTGTACCTCGATCACGCCGCCACGACGCCGGTGCGTGCCGATGTGCTCGAGGCGATGATGCCGTACCTCACCGAGTCCTACGGCAACCCGTCGAGCCACCACACCGTGGGTGAGGACGCCGCCGCCGCTTTGACCGATGCGCGCGCCCGGGTGGCGCGAGCGCTGGGCATGCGCGCCGGCGACGTCGTCTTCACCGCCGGCGGCACCGAGGCCAACAACCTCGCCATCAAGGGCATCGCTCTGGCCGCCCGGGCAGCGCACCCCGGCAGGACGCAGCTCATCACGACCCCGATCGAGCACGAATCGGTGCTGGCCTCGTGCGACTACCTCCGGCGCCTGCACGGGTTCGACCTCACCCTGCTCCCCGTTGACGCGACCGGCCGCGTCGACCCGGGCCGGCTCGCCGCCGAGCTGGGGCCGCAGACCGCGCTGGTGTCGATCGGCTCCGCCAACAACGAGGTCGGGACGGTGCAGGATGCCGCCGCCCTCGCCGCCGCCTGCGCCACCCACCGGGTGCCGGTGCACCTCGATGCGGTGCAGGCCGCCGGCTGGCTGCCGCTTGCGGGCACCGGCGCGGATGCGCTGTCGCTGGCCGGCCACAAGGTCGGCGCCCCCAAGGGCATCGGCGTGCTCGCGGTGCGCGGCCGCATCCCGCTGGAGCCCCTCGTACACGGCGGCGGGCAGGAGCGGGGTCGGCGCAGCGGCACCGAGAACGTCGCCGGCGCCGTGGGGATCGCCCACGCGTTGGAGTCGGCAGAGGCCGAGCGAGCGGATGCCGCGTCGCGCGTCACCGCGGTGCGTGACGCGTTCATCGCCGCGGTGCTCGCCGCCGTCCCCGCCGCCCGGCTCACCGGCCACGCCACGCACCGTCTTGCCGGCACGGCGAGCTTCACCTTCGCCGGGACCAGTGGCGAGGCGGTGCTGCTGCAACTGGAGCGGCGCGGCGTGGTGACCTCCAGCGGGTCGGCGTGCGCTGCCGGCAGCGACGAGCCCTCCCACGTGCTGCAGGCGTTGGGCGTCCCCGCGGACCTCGCCCGCACCGCCGTGCGCTTCACCTTCGGCCACGGCCCGCTCCCTGAGCCCGCGACGCTCTGCGCCGCGGTGGCCGCCGCCGTCGCGGCGGTACGATCGGGCTCGTGA
- a CDS encoding PLP-dependent aspartate aminotransferase family protein — MHPHWHPDTVAVHAGRDDLAALGVHAPPIDLSTTNPLPGIERGGDSYETLATGGRPPEDGSMVYARLWNPTVARFEDALARLEGAEAAVAFASGMAAVTAAILAHTRAVGRPHIVAVRPLYGGTDHLLASGLLGTEVTYCTEAGVAAAIRTDTGLVVLETPANPTLDLVDIAGVVAQAQDVPVLVDNTFATPVLQQPLALGAAMSLHSGTKYLGGHGDAMAGVIACSEATAEGLRRVRAITGALLHPLGAYLVHRGLATLPVRLRAQQESARQLATWLDAHPAVARVHYPGLHGDPRGLLRSQMHGGGAMIAIELEGGSPAAAAVAGEVRLFTHAVSLGGVDSLIQHPAALTHRPVAATARPSAALLRLSIGLEDVQDLRGDLDAALHGAVAPSPVTQRQPLEV, encoded by the coding sequence ATGCACCCGCACTGGCATCCCGACACCGTTGCCGTACACGCCGGACGTGACGACCTCGCCGCGCTGGGCGTGCACGCCCCGCCCATCGACCTGTCCACCACCAACCCGCTGCCGGGCATCGAGCGGGGCGGCGACTCCTATGAGACCCTCGCCACCGGTGGCCGCCCGCCCGAGGACGGCAGCATGGTCTACGCAAGACTGTGGAACCCCACCGTCGCCCGCTTCGAGGACGCCCTCGCTCGCCTGGAGGGCGCCGAGGCCGCCGTAGCGTTCGCCTCGGGCATGGCCGCGGTGACAGCGGCGATCCTGGCGCACACGCGAGCCGTCGGGCGGCCGCACATCGTCGCGGTGCGCCCGCTCTACGGCGGAACCGATCACCTGCTGGCCAGCGGTCTGCTGGGCACCGAGGTGACCTACTGCACCGAGGCGGGCGTTGCGGCGGCGATACGAACCGACACGGGGCTGGTGGTACTGGAAACCCCCGCGAACCCGACGCTCGACCTCGTCGACATCGCGGGCGTCGTCGCTCAGGCACAGGACGTGCCGGTGCTCGTGGACAACACGTTCGCCACCCCGGTGCTGCAGCAGCCGCTCGCCCTGGGCGCAGCGATGTCGCTGCACAGCGGCACGAAGTACCTGGGTGGTCACGGCGATGCCATGGCCGGTGTCATCGCGTGCTCGGAAGCGACGGCAGAGGGGTTGCGCCGCGTGCGCGCGATCACCGGTGCGCTGCTGCATCCGCTCGGCGCCTATCTGGTGCACCGCGGCCTCGCGACGCTCCCGGTACGGCTGCGCGCCCAGCAGGAGAGCGCGCGTCAGCTCGCCACCTGGCTCGACGCGCACCCCGCGGTCGCGCGCGTGCACTACCCGGGCCTGCACGGCGACCCCCGCGGCCTGCTGCGCAGCCAGATGCACGGCGGCGGCGCCATGATCGCCATCGAGCTGGAGGGCGGCTCCCCGGCGGCCGCGGCGGTCGCCGGGGAGGTGCGCTTGTTCACCCACGCCGTGTCGCTGGGCGGGGTGGATTCCCTCATCCAGCATCCGGCGGCCCTCACTCACCGTCCGGTCGCGGCGACGGCGCGGCCGTCAGCGGCGCTGCTGCGCCTGTCGATCGGACTGGAGGACGTGCAGGATCTCCGAGGCGACCTGGACGCCGCACTGCACGGCGCCGTCGCACCGTCCCCCGTGACGCAGCGTCAGCCGCTGGAGGTGTGA
- a CDS encoding glycosyltransferase family 2 protein: MNAAITVIVPGFDVAEYAIEALDSLRAQTLPDWVAILVDDASTDATGDVFAAAAASDPRFRLVRHDERRGLAAARNTGLAHVDTPYLGFLDADDVLAPTALERLVGVLEQTGSDFAVGAYVRLSPDATGGYAPGPVQPWVSAATDPARHGTTIDEHPEASGNIVAWSKVSRTDFWRRAGLRFPDGRLYEDQIVAQQMYSRARRFDTVPEVVVQWRERADGSSITQGKSALPVLRDYLAAMVEGLDVLDAAGHAAAVRSRVRLILAMDLPPLVEIARIHPDDAYRRALGAFTREVWSRGGAHTDLDERSSHLAGAALLL, from the coding sequence GTGAACGCAGCGATCACGGTCATCGTGCCCGGTTTCGACGTGGCCGAGTACGCCATCGAGGCCCTTGATTCGCTGCGCGCGCAGACCCTGCCGGATTGGGTGGCGATCCTCGTCGACGACGCGTCGACGGATGCCACCGGCGACGTGTTCGCCGCCGCCGCGGCATCCGACCCGCGCTTCCGGCTCGTGCGTCACGACGAGCGCCGCGGCCTCGCTGCCGCCCGCAACACCGGGCTCGCCCACGTCGACACGCCCTACCTGGGGTTCCTCGACGCCGACGACGTGCTTGCCCCCACCGCGCTGGAGCGGCTGGTGGGCGTGCTCGAGCAGACCGGCAGCGACTTCGCCGTGGGAGCGTATGTGCGCCTGAGCCCGGATGCCACCGGCGGCTACGCCCCCGGCCCGGTGCAGCCGTGGGTGAGCGCTGCCACCGATCCGGCCCGCCACGGCACCACCATCGACGAGCATCCGGAGGCCTCCGGCAACATCGTGGCGTGGTCCAAGGTGAGCCGCACCGACTTCTGGCGCCGCGCGGGACTTCGTTTCCCGGACGGGCGCCTGTACGAGGACCAGATCGTCGCGCAGCAGATGTACAGCCGCGCCCGCCGATTCGACACGGTACCCGAAGTGGTGGTGCAGTGGCGCGAACGCGCCGACGGCTCCTCGATCACGCAGGGCAAGAGCGCGCTGCCGGTGCTGCGGGACTACCTGGCCGCGATGGTCGAGGGTCTGGATGTGCTCGATGCCGCCGGTCACGCCGCCGCGGTGCGCTCGCGAGTGCGACTGATCCTGGCGATGGACCTGCCGCCGCTGGTGGAGATCGCCCGCATCCACCCCGACGACGCGTACCGCCGCGCGCTGGGTGCGTTCACCCGCGAAGTGTGGTCGCGCGGCGGCGCGCACACCGACCTGGACGAGCGGTCATCGCACCTGGCGGGGGCCGCGCTGCTGCTCTGA
- the nadC gene encoding carboxylating nicotinate-nucleotide diphosphorylase: MLTRTVIDRTVRAALDEDAPWGDITSDTLIVETAKARGALVAREDGLFSGGDVFEAAFRLTDPRCDVVLLVEDGEAFRAGDPLALVTGPARAVLTAERVGLNFAQRMSGIATLTALYVAEVAHTGARIADTRKTTPGLRAFERHAVRNGGGHNHRFSLSDAVMVKDNHLAVLTRNGMSVTAALQGAIARLPHTTHVEVEVDRLDQIEAVLAAGVGTIMLDNFTLEQLRQGVTAVAGRATIEASGGVDLHTVRAIAETGVDVISVGALTHSARALDLGLDVSLED, from the coding sequence ATGCTCACTCGCACCGTCATCGACCGAACCGTCCGTGCCGCCCTCGATGAGGACGCCCCGTGGGGCGACATCACCAGTGACACCCTCATCGTCGAGACCGCGAAAGCCCGGGGCGCCCTGGTCGCCCGGGAAGACGGCCTCTTCTCCGGCGGCGACGTGTTCGAGGCGGCGTTCCGCCTCACCGACCCGCGCTGCGACGTCGTGCTGCTGGTGGAGGACGGCGAGGCGTTCCGGGCCGGCGACCCCCTGGCACTGGTGACCGGACCGGCGCGTGCCGTGCTCACCGCGGAGCGGGTGGGGCTCAACTTCGCGCAGCGCATGAGCGGGATCGCCACCCTCACGGCGCTGTACGTCGCCGAAGTGGCCCACACCGGGGCTCGTATCGCAGACACCCGCAAGACCACGCCGGGGCTGCGGGCGTTCGAGCGTCACGCCGTGCGTAACGGCGGCGGCCACAACCACCGTTTCTCGCTGTCGGATGCCGTCATGGTCAAGGACAACCACCTCGCCGTGCTCACCCGCAACGGCATGTCGGTGACGGCGGCGCTGCAGGGCGCGATCGCGCGACTGCCGCACACCACCCATGTCGAGGTCGAAGTGGACCGTCTCGACCAGATCGAAGCCGTACTGGCGGCGGGGGTCGGCACGATCATGCTCGACAACTTCACGCTCGAGCAGTTGCGGCAAGGGGTCACCGCCGTCGCCGGCCGCGCCACGATCGAAGCCTCCGGCGGGGTGGACCTCCACACGGTGCGGGCGATCGCCGAGACCGGCGTCGATGTCATCTCGGTCGGCGCGCTCACCCACTCCGCCCGTGCGCTGGACCTGGGCCTGGATGTGAGCCTGGAGGACTGA
- the nadB gene encoding L-aspartate oxidase, with translation MTSVVVVGSGIAGLAAALHATAAGCRVTLVTKDTLGHANTRFAQGGIAGVLFDDDSVDAHVQDTLAAGAGLADPAAVLLLATEGPQRIRELAELGVAFDRAADGTYLKGLEAAHSYPRIVHAGGDATGLEIEQALVAAVRAADIRVIEHAFLEDLVVTSRRVTGVDVLKGDGGQVRIHAGAVVIATGGVGQLYAHTTNPLVATGDGIAAALRIGAAVSDLEFVQFHPTVLAGGEAFLVSEAVRGEGAVLIDDTGRRFTFDAHPDGELAPRDVVARAIVRQMAAQGGRPVRLDATGIRATPVATAAFLAERFPTIDAAVRARGWDWAREPIPVTPAAHYLMGGIDTDLCGRTGVPGLYAVGEAARTGVHGANRLASNSLLEGAVFGARAGDVMAADALLPWPATAPAAPAPEPLPEPQEPQPGGEPFARAALQRVMWTDAGVERDEAGLARAAAVIAAWRDAASAPRTVSEHEDANLLLVAELVVAAARARAASVGAHFRRDGVTAPDPIPALEGSA, from the coding sequence GTGACCAGCGTCGTCGTGGTCGGCTCCGGCATCGCCGGGCTGGCTGCCGCGCTGCACGCGACGGCGGCGGGATGCCGGGTGACTCTCGTCACGAAGGACACACTCGGGCACGCCAACACGCGGTTCGCGCAGGGTGGCATCGCCGGGGTGCTGTTCGACGACGACAGCGTCGACGCGCACGTGCAGGACACCCTCGCCGCCGGGGCCGGGCTGGCCGACCCCGCGGCGGTGCTGCTGCTCGCCACGGAAGGCCCGCAGCGCATCCGCGAGCTCGCGGAGCTCGGCGTCGCCTTCGACCGCGCCGCCGACGGGACCTACCTCAAGGGCTTGGAAGCGGCCCACTCGTACCCGCGCATCGTGCATGCCGGCGGCGACGCCACCGGGCTGGAGATCGAACAAGCCCTGGTCGCGGCGGTGCGCGCCGCCGACATCCGGGTGATCGAGCACGCGTTCCTGGAGGACCTCGTGGTGACCTCCCGCCGCGTCACCGGCGTCGACGTGCTGAAGGGTGACGGCGGACAGGTGCGCATCCACGCCGGAGCAGTGGTGATCGCCACCGGCGGGGTGGGTCAGCTGTATGCGCACACCACCAATCCCCTCGTGGCCACCGGCGACGGCATCGCTGCGGCGCTGCGGATCGGCGCCGCCGTCAGCGACCTCGAGTTCGTGCAGTTCCACCCCACCGTCCTGGCCGGAGGTGAGGCGTTCCTCGTCTCCGAAGCGGTGCGGGGTGAGGGCGCCGTGCTCATCGACGACACCGGCCGCCGGTTCACCTTCGACGCCCACCCCGACGGCGAGCTCGCGCCGCGGGACGTCGTCGCCCGCGCGATCGTGCGGCAGATGGCGGCGCAGGGTGGGCGTCCGGTGCGGCTGGATGCCACCGGCATCCGCGCGACCCCCGTTGCCACCGCCGCATTCCTCGCCGAGCGCTTCCCCACGATCGACGCCGCCGTGCGTGCCCGCGGCTGGGACTGGGCGCGCGAACCCATCCCGGTGACCCCGGCGGCGCACTACCTCATGGGCGGCATCGACACCGACCTGTGCGGGCGCACCGGCGTGCCCGGGCTGTATGCCGTCGGCGAGGCCGCGCGCACCGGCGTGCACGGCGCGAACCGGCTCGCCTCGAACTCGCTGCTGGAGGGCGCGGTGTTCGGCGCGCGTGCCGGCGACGTGATGGCCGCCGATGCCCTCCTCCCCTGGCCCGCGACGGCGCCCGCCGCCCCCGCACCCGAACCGCTCCCGGAGCCGCAGGAGCCGCAGCCCGGGGGCGAGCCGTTCGCACGGGCGGCGCTGCAGCGGGTGATGTGGACGGATGCCGGGGTCGAGCGTGACGAGGCCGGGCTGGCCCGCGCCGCCGCGGTCATCGCCGCGTGGCGCGACGCGGCATCCGCACCCCGCACCGTCTCAGAGCACGAGGACGCGAACCTGCTGCTCGTGGCCGAACTCGTCGTCGCCGCCGCCCGCGCCCGCGCCGCATCGGTGGGAGCGCACTTCCGCCGGGACGGCGTGACCGCACCCGACCCCATCCCCGCCCTGGAAGGAAGCGCCTGA
- the adhP gene encoding alcohol dehydrogenase AdhP: MRAAVVTAPDQPLTVTEVPIPTPGPGQALVRVITSGVCHTDLHAARGDWPVPPKADLIPGHEGYGEVVALGEGVTTLAVGDKVGNAWLWSACGVCEFCRTGWETLCPEQRNGGYSVDGSFGEYMLVDERFAARIPEGVDPDEVAPILCAGVTVYKGLKMTEVKPGEWVVISGIGGLGHIAVQYARAMGMRVAAVDIDDDKLALARHHGAEVTVNAATADPAEEIQRQVGGAHGVLVTAVHPKAFAQGTGMARRGGTVVFVGLPPGQFPADIFDTVLRALTIRGSIVGTRQDMVEALDFFARGEIHPTIKVESLDDINDIFHRMEEGKIEGRIVMRYASA, from the coding sequence ATGCGTGCCGCCGTCGTTACCGCCCCCGACCAGCCGCTGACGGTGACCGAGGTCCCCATCCCCACTCCGGGACCCGGCCAGGCGCTCGTGCGTGTGATCACCAGTGGTGTCTGCCACACCGACCTGCACGCCGCCCGCGGTGACTGGCCGGTGCCCCCGAAGGCTGACCTCATCCCCGGCCACGAGGGGTACGGCGAAGTGGTCGCACTCGGCGAAGGTGTCACGACCCTCGCGGTGGGCGACAAGGTCGGAAACGCGTGGCTGTGGAGCGCCTGCGGCGTGTGCGAGTTCTGCCGCACCGGGTGGGAGACCCTGTGCCCCGAGCAGCGGAACGGCGGTTACTCCGTCGACGGCAGCTTCGGTGAGTACATGCTCGTCGACGAGCGTTTCGCCGCCCGCATCCCCGAGGGCGTGGACCCCGACGAGGTCGCCCCCATCCTGTGCGCGGGCGTCACCGTGTACAAGGGGCTGAAGATGACGGAGGTGAAGCCCGGCGAGTGGGTCGTGATCTCCGGCATCGGCGGTCTCGGGCACATCGCGGTGCAGTACGCGCGGGCGATGGGCATGCGCGTCGCCGCCGTCGACATCGACGACGACAAGCTCGCCCTCGCCCGGCACCACGGTGCCGAGGTGACCGTCAACGCCGCCACCGCCGACCCCGCCGAGGAGATCCAGCGGCAGGTGGGCGGCGCCCACGGCGTGCTGGTGACCGCGGTGCACCCGAAGGCATTCGCACAGGGCACTGGCATGGCCCGCCGCGGCGGCACCGTCGTGTTCGTGGGTCTGCCCCCGGGGCAGTTCCCCGCCGACATCTTCGACACCGTGCTGCGCGCGCTCACCATCCGCGGCTCGATCGTGGGCACCCGTCAGGACATGGTGGAGGCGCTGGACTTCTTCGCCCGCGGCGAGATCCACCCCACCATCAAGGTGGAGAGCCTCGACGACATCAACGACATCTTCCACCGCATGGAGGAGGGCAAGATCGAGGGCCGCATCGTCATGCGGTACGCCTCGGCGTGA
- a CDS encoding type 1 glutamine amidotransferase domain-containing protein, producing the protein MTDITGKRVAFLLTDGFEDSELTAPWQAVTDAGATAVLVSPATGSIAGKNGHEQDVDLPVADASAAEFDALVLPGGVVNADHLRMDEKAVAFARDFFVQHKPVGVICHGAWILADAAVLDGRIITSYPSLKTDLRNAGATWLDEEVVVDAGLVSSRTPDDLPAFTAKVVEEIAEGAHSGQTA; encoded by the coding sequence ATGACTGACATCACCGGCAAGCGCGTGGCGTTCCTGCTGACCGACGGATTCGAGGACAGCGAGCTGACCGCCCCCTGGCAGGCGGTGACCGATGCCGGAGCAACCGCGGTGCTGGTCTCCCCCGCAACCGGGAGCATCGCGGGCAAGAACGGCCATGAGCAGGACGTCGACCTGCCTGTCGCAGACGCGAGCGCCGCGGAGTTCGATGCGCTGGTGCTCCCGGGCGGTGTGGTGAACGCCGACCACCTGCGCATGGACGAAAAGGCTGTCGCGTTCGCCCGTGACTTCTTCGTGCAGCACAAGCCCGTCGGAGTCATCTGCCACGGCGCCTGGATCCTCGCCGACGCCGCCGTGCTCGACGGACGCATCATCACCAGCTACCCCAGCCTGAAGACCGACCTGCGCAACGCCGGCGCGACGTGGCTCGACGAGGAGGTCGTGGTGGATGCCGGACTGGTCTCCAGCCGCACGCCCGACGACCTCCCCGCCTTCACCGCGAAGGTCGTCGAAGAGATCGCAGAGGGCGCGCACTCGGGTCAGACCGCCTGA
- a CDS encoding DHA2 family efflux MFS transporter permease subunit — translation MTAAIAATSDRAQAGAERVIWLLLAAAFVAILNETTMGVAIPHLIADLGITAVAAQWLTTAFMLTMAIIIPTTGFLLQRLTTRAVFVTAMSLFSAGTAVALIAPGFPVLLLGRVIQASGTAIMLPLLMTTIMTVVPANQRGRMMGRVTVVTALAPAIGPALSGFLLDALSWRWNFGVVLPIALITLAVGARWIHNLGEPTAAPLDVLSVILSAFGFGGLVYGLSRIGGGGHGADAAAAAAASTVTLVVSLVIGVSALGLFVWRQLRLHRVDDALLDLRVFRSANFSLSIAQLAIMAMAFFGVITVLPLYAQGVLGLSALESGLVVLPGALAMGLAGPVIGRIYDRWGTRVLLIPGAVIVVSVLWLFTLLSQTTPVWLLTIGQTALSLGLALSFTPLFTASLGSLPPRLFSHGSAVGATVQQVAGAAGIAVLITTMSAASTAAAQAGATDAAAGAAGSRAAFLVAAIIALPLLVGAVLIRKPADTLEEVPVGH, via the coding sequence ATGACCGCGGCCATTGCGGCAACTTCCGATCGGGCGCAGGCAGGCGCGGAGCGAGTGATCTGGCTGCTGCTGGCAGCGGCATTCGTCGCGATCCTCAACGAGACCACGATGGGCGTGGCCATCCCGCACCTGATCGCGGATCTGGGCATCACCGCGGTCGCGGCGCAGTGGCTCACCACGGCGTTCATGTTGACGATGGCGATCATCATTCCCACGACCGGGTTCCTGCTGCAGCGACTGACGACTCGCGCCGTGTTCGTCACGGCGATGAGCCTCTTCTCCGCGGGCACCGCGGTCGCCCTGATCGCACCCGGGTTCCCGGTGCTGCTGCTCGGGCGCGTCATCCAGGCATCCGGTACGGCCATCATGCTGCCGCTGCTGATGACCACGATCATGACGGTCGTCCCGGCGAACCAGCGCGGCCGCATGATGGGGCGGGTGACCGTCGTGACGGCGCTGGCCCCCGCGATCGGTCCCGCGCTGTCCGGCTTCCTGCTGGACGCGCTGTCCTGGCGATGGAACTTCGGAGTCGTGTTGCCCATCGCCCTGATCACGCTCGCGGTCGGGGCGCGCTGGATCCACAACCTGGGCGAGCCGACCGCGGCTCCCCTGGATGTGCTGTCGGTGATCCTGTCGGCGTTCGGCTTCGGCGGGCTCGTCTACGGCCTGAGCCGGATCGGCGGCGGCGGGCACGGTGCGGATGCCGCGGCCGCCGCAGCGGCATCGACGGTGACCCTCGTGGTCTCGTTGGTGATCGGTGTGAGCGCGCTGGGCTTGTTCGTCTGGCGCCAGCTGCGGCTGCACCGCGTGGACGACGCCCTGCTGGATTTGCGGGTCTTCCGTTCGGCGAATTTCTCGCTGTCGATCGCGCAGTTGGCGATCATGGCGATGGCGTTCTTCGGCGTGATCACGGTGCTGCCGCTGTACGCGCAGGGCGTGCTGGGGCTGTCGGCACTGGAATCGGGGCTCGTCGTGCTTCCCGGCGCGCTCGCGATGGGCCTGGCGGGACCGGTGATCGGCCGCATCTACGACCGCTGGGGAACCCGGGTGCTCTTGATCCCGGGGGCGGTGATCGTCGTGTCTGTCCTGTGGCTGTTCACACTGCTGTCGCAGACCACGCCGGTGTGGCTGCTGACGATCGGTCAGACCGCGCTGTCGCTGGGACTGGCGCTGTCGTTCACGCCGCTGTTCACCGCGTCGCTGGGTTCGCTCCCGCCGCGCCTCTTTTCGCATGGCAGTGCGGTGGGGGCCACCGTGCAGCAAGTGGCCGGAGCGGCTGGGATCGCCGTGCTCATCACCACGATGTCCGCCGCATCGACCGCCGCCGCTCAGGCAGGCGCGACCGATGCCGCAGCGGGCGCGGCCGGATCACGGGCGGCGTTCCTCGTCGCGGCGATCATCGCCCTGCCCCTGCTCGTGGGGGCGGTGCTGATCCGCAAGCCCGCCGACACGCTCGAGGAGGTGCCGGTCGGGCATTGA